The sequence CGTCGAGTCGCGCAGTGATTATCGCGTGGCGCGGCATGGGCTATAACAGCCGCGCGCTTCGGCTCCGTGATGCCGCACGGAAGATTGTGGAGGAGTGCGGTGGCATTTTTCCAGACAGTCTCGAGGCATTGGAATCGATCAAAGGCATCGGACACTACACGGCTGCTGCCATCCGAAACTTCGCCTTCAATCTGCCCACGCCGTGTATCGACACGAACATCCGCCGCATCCTGCACCGCACGTTCGTGGGGCCCGAAAGGCCGGATGGGACCTGGAAAAAAGATGATCGATATCTGTTGAAAATTGCAGAAGAGACATTGGATGCAGCCATGGATGGAGGGCGCGATCACGATGCGCGAAATTGGCATGCGGCATTGATGGACTTTGGCTCCCTCGTGCAGACGAAGAAGAATCCTCGGTGGGACCTTTGTCCGCTCACGGCGAAGGGAATCATGAAAGCCACCAGTGCGAATTTCCCGAAGTCCGAGGTCCGAAGTCCGAAATCCGAGCCTGGTCGCAAGATCGCCAGCCGCTTCGTCCCGAACCGGATCATGCGTGGCAGGATTGTCGGAGCCCTGCGCGACGCACCGTCGGGCATTACGCTCGACGCACTCGGCAGGTGCGTGGCGGCCGATTGGTCCCATGCACAGCACCGTCAGTGGCTGCAGGGGCTGCTCCGAAAGCTGGAACAGGAGAAACTGGTCGCCCGACGGGGGGCGGCCTACGTTCTCCACGGATGATCAATACGTGATGATTTTCGGGACCGGCACGGAGGTGCCGCGGGTGCAGACGTCGGGATTGGGAGTCTTGTTGCAGACCCACCCCGCTTCGTACTTGCACGCTGCGCTGCAGCCGTCGCCGCTGTTCTTGTTGCCATCGTCGCAGTCTTCGTACAGATCCCAGCGGCCGTTGCCGCACGTTCCCCGGCTGCAGCTCGAGGGGCGGTCCTTGAACACTGCGCACGAGAAGCCGGATTCCACCTTGCAGTCTCCACCGCATCCGTCGTTGCCGACAACATTGGCATCGTCACACTGTTCTCCGGTATCCACCTTGCCGTTGCCGCACAGCGTGCGTGTGCAGACAGATTTCTGGCCGTAGACCTTGGTACAGGAAAAACCGCCCTGTGTGAGGCACTTGTAACAGCCGTCTCCTGAGGCGGAATTTCCATCGTCACACCACTCCGGCTGCTCCATGATGCCGTTACCGCATACGGCGAGTGGCCTGCTGCTCGAGCTCGACACACACTGGTGGGTGAAGAGCAGGGGAACTTTCTGCCAGCCGATCTGGTGATTGATGATGTTGCCCACCGGCGTCCTCTGCCGGATGAAGATCGGCTTCAATTCAAAGATCATCGAGGTCGGGTCGATGCAGCTCTTGCTCGTGCTAAACTTGCTGCGATTGATCCGGAAAGTGAAGGGGAAAGAGAACTTCCTGCCCGGCGTTGCCGGAGTAATGGCGGGCACGGGGCAGGTGAAGTAGACGGGGTATCCCGAGATGCCGCCGGAGGGATAGCTCCTCTTGCAGGTGGGCGGGTAGGAGAGCACCTCAGGGCCGCTCATGATCCACGAGACCGTGAATTCTGTGGCCTTGTCGAAGAGGTCTCCTGTGTTCTCGACGACTGCTGTCAGTGTATAGGGAGTATCGACGGGGCCGTAGGTGGGGCCTTCGACTTTCAACGTAAGCGCGGGCTGCGGGATGGTGTCGCCGGGATAGATGATATCTGGGTGGAGAGTGGCAGAATCTTCGGGGCTGGGGCCCGGCTCAGGCTGTGGTTCGATCGGGGCAGCGGGAGCATTTGCACACGTGCACGCATCCACGATGCACCGGCCGCTCATGCAGCTCATATACGTTGTGCACTGGCCTCCTCTGGCGGCCCCCTGGCAGCAGACTGGGGGGAGGCTGCAGCCATTGGCGTCCTTGCCGATCTGCGGAAAGAGCACGCCGTCGTGGCATGCGGGCGGGGGGGAAGAAGGACAGGACGGGAGAGAGCAGGAACAGTTCTGGAAGTTGCACGTTTGCTGTGGGCAGGGGGCGACGAAGCAGTTGATCGGCGGGCAGGCAACGCCCACTTCGCACTGCTCGTTCCCTTCACGGATGCCGTTGCCGCACGCCGCAAGCGGCCTGCTGCTCGAGCTCGAAGGACACTTGTGCGTGAAGAGCAGCGGCACTTTCTGCCGGCCGATCTGGTGATTGATAATGTTGCCCACAGGTGTTCGCTGCCGGATGATGATGGGCTTCAATTCAAAGATCATCGAGGTCGGATCGACACAGGTATTTCTGCCAGTGAATTTGCTGCGGTTGAGCCGGAAGGTGAAGGGAAAGGACAACTGCCTTCCTGGTGTTGCGGGGGTGATGGCCGGTACGGGGCAGGTGAAGTAGACGGGGTATCCCGAGATGCCGCCGGAGGGATAGCTCCTCTTGCAGGTGGGCGGGTAGGAGAGCACCTCAGGGCCGCTCATGATCCACGAGACCGTGAATTCTGTGGCCTTGTCGAAGAGGTCTCCTGTGTTCTCGACGACTGCTGTCAGTGTATAGGGAGTATCGACGGGGCCGTAGGTGGGGCCTTCGATCTTGAGTTTGAGTTTGGGCTGTGGGATGACATCGCCGGTGTAGATTATATCGGAGTACAGGTCCCCGCCCGCAGACGGAGAGGAGGCAGAGTACGTGGGGCACGGCACATTCAGAGGAACAGAGATCATGGTGCCGTTCGGGCCCTGGCAATCACGGTGGGTTGGCAGCACGCCCGCAAAGGAGCTGGAACTGGCAATGACAGAAGTGCCGCAGGTGGGCTGCCGCGAGCTTGGTACGAACATGACGGCATCGATGGCGAACTGGGCATTGCGCGGTGCGCCATTCTCCGCGTACAGAAAGACGCCGAGGTAGCTGTAGTCTTTGGTGATGTTCAGATTGCCGAAGTACTGCCACTTTCTGCCGTTGCACGTCCAGCTGGGGGTGGGGCTGCTCTGCTGGTTGATGGTTGCGCGGGTATAACGGGCGTCCTCGGTCGGTGTCGAGAGGAGCCCAAAGGAGCGGTCGATTTCAAGGGTGACCTGGCGCGAGAAGCCGGAACTCGGTTCCCATGTGGCGTACATGCTGTAATCGCCCTCAGGAACTCTCGTGACAGACCACCCGCCCCATTCGAGAGGCCGGTTCCAGTCCTGCGGACCGGAGGCATGCACGTGTTGAGACCCCATGTGGCCCGCGGTGCTGGTCGACCAGCTGCCGAGGTACGACATGAAGCCGCGGTCGCTGTTGTCGAGCACGATGTCTGCGCGGTTGGCCAGGGCGAGGGAAGCCGCTGCAGCCGAGGCCGAAGCCGCCGTGGCGGTCAGGGTACAATGCGAAGGCGACCCGGTGCAGGTCCACCCCTCCCGGATGGAACAGCCTTCCGTGCATCCGTCGGAATTTTCGCTGGAATTTCCGGTATCGCACTGTTCACCGCTATCCACTTTGCCGTCGCCGCAGTAGCCGTAGCAGTTCATTTGTGCATCACACCTGCCGGTGAGGATACGGTTCCCGCTCAGGCAGCCCACGATGCATAGCTGGCCCGCGCGGGTGCACCCGCCCGTGCGGCCGTAGGTATTGCCGCAGCGGAAATTCGTGTTGGGCGCCTGACATCTGCACTGCAGACATTCCTGCGAAGCGGGGCAGGTGCCCAGACCGGGTTCCATGCACGTTTCGCCCACATCAATCGTTCCGTTCCCGCAGGAGGCGGGAATGGCCTGAGACCTCCACAGCGCCGTGGGCTCCACAATGATGAGCACGACCGCCAACAGCGCAAAGAGGCCGATGGGGAGGATGAGCGAGCGAAGGCGCAGGAGGCGGGGGACCATAGGAGGACGAAGGAAAAAAGAATTACTGGCAGGTGCACGATTCAATGAAGCACGAACCGTTACCGCACTTCAGATTGATCGAGCACTGGGCCTGCGGATTATTTGCGCCATTGCAGCAGACAGGCGGCTGTGGACAACCATTGGGGCCGGGACCCAGCTGCGGCACCAGCACGCCGTTCGGGCAGTAGGGAGGGGAGAGGGCAGGGCAGATGGTCTGGCAATCCTGCGGACAGTTACACAAGTTCTCTCCCGGCCCGCACTGGCCGTTGCCGCAGCGCGCGCAGGTGAATGAACCTCCTGTCAAGAGACACGAGCCATTAGGACCGACACGATCACTTGAGATCTGTTGCAGGCCGGCGCAACAGGGCGGGGGGAACTGCACGACCGGTCCGGTCTTGCCTTCCTGAATACAGGCTTGAGCGGAAGAGGATCCGCCAGCGACGCACCGGCAGTTCTGCTGGTCGCACACGAGCCCCTTCAGCGGACACTTGTCGTAGTTGAGGCTGGGTTCGCACTGGCTGTCTTCTTGGGGATCCAGCCAGCCGTTACCGCAGGTCGGGCCTGGAGGAGAGCAGTCTTGTGGGCAATTGCAGTGGTTCTCCCACTCTTCGCACGTGCCGTTGCCGCAGTCGGTGCAGAGTAATCCGCCGACTGGGAGCTCCGTCGGACATGAGCCGTCCGGCTGGGGAACGGATCCCGGATTCACTCCCGTGAGGTCCGGGCAACAGGCGGCGCCGGGAATGACTGGAGCTGTTTTCCCTGCAGGAGTGCAGTCCGGGCAATCCTGTTCACAGGTGCACTTATCCTCGCCCGTACCACAGGTGCCATTACCGCACGTCTGCCACCAATTGTCGATGCACGTGCCCAGAGAACCGTTATCAGGAGCCACACACATGTCACCGACAAGGGTGCTGCTCGGTCGGATGCCCGCGTTCCTGCTGCAGCAGCTGGTGGGGCCGAAGACGGAGGAGGAGTAGACGGTCTCGCCATTGTTCGCGCAGCCTGCGGAGGAGGAAGAAGAGGAACTGCGGGGGACGCAACGGCAGCAAGATCCCATGCAAGAGCTGAGATCTCCGCATGCGTCGGTGCATTCAAGCTGGCCGTTGAAGCAGTCGAGCGGGATGTGCTCGCACTGGTTGTTCACCTTCTGGGCGAGACACTGGTAGCCGCTGGGGCAGTTTTGCCAGTACCCTGCAGAGGAACTGGAAGAGGAAGAAGGTCCGGTTCCCGGGAACCACGCGTACGCGCCTTTACCGCCGTCTCCCACCCCCACGAACTTGCCGGCACCATAGGTGACGGACAGATAATTTTCCGAGAATCCCTGCTGCAGGCTGCCGACGACATTCCGCACCCACGTCTGGCCGTCGGCGGAGTAGGCCCCTGCGCCCGACATGCCCACCGCCACAAACCTGCCATTGCCGTAGGTGATGCCGTGCAGGATGGACGAATCCACTTTCATGTCCGCAATTCCCGTCCAGCGGATCCCATCGGTCGAGTACGTACCCTTGTTTTCCTCTCCCACCGCCACAAACCTGCCATTGCCGTAGGTGATTGCGTTGAGGAACGTCGTTCCGACTTGCAAATCACTAATGGCCGTCCATGTGGCGCCGTCCGTGGAATAGGATCCTTTGCCATTCGGTCCCACCGCCACGAATTTTCCGTTGCCGTAGGTGACATCGAACAGGTGTTCGCCATAGCTCCTGGTGTCTCCGATGGCCGTCCAATTGATGCCGTTGACCGAGTAGGCGCCTCTGCCCGAGTTGCCCACTGCCACGAACTTTCCATTGCCGTACGTGACGGAGAGCAGGGAGGTTGATCCCACCTTCATGTCACTGATGGCCGTCCAATTGATGCCGTCCGTGGAATAGGCGCCTTTTCCTGAGGTGCCCACCGCCACGAATGTGTTGCCATTGTACGCGACGGAAGCGAGCGGGCTCGTTCCGACGCGCATGTCACTCACCCTGGTCCAGGGCATGAAAGCTGCGGGCGAGCGTTCGCAGATGCTGGGCTGGCCGCTACAGGTCCATCCGCTCTCGATCTGGCAGCTCGCCGAGCAGCCGTCTCCAGCGCGGGTGTTCTGGTCGTCACACTGTTCGTTCCCTTCGATGCCTCCATTGCCGCAGGTCGGACCGCCTGCCGCACCTGTGGCGAGCACTTTGCCGTTTCGTCCGTTGCCGCCGATGTAGTAGTCGCTCACCGTACCCAGCATCCACAGTTCCCCCTGGTGAGAGACGGCCTGATCGGGCACGAAGTCGTTGAGGCCCGAAGGCAGTGCTCCGGAAACAATCTGCCAGTCCGTTCCGTTCCGGGTGACCGCAGCCGATCCGGCGAACGAGCCCGTTTTGCCGATGAGCCAGATAGAGCCGTTGTGCGTCACGGGACGCAGCAGACGGGCGTTGGCGGTCTGGGAGGGGAGGGTAGACACCTGCGTCCAGGAAGAGCCGTTGTTCGACATGTACACCTTGCGCGTACTCGAGCGGTCCAGGATGAAGAGACTGTCGCCGATTGTGAAGGCGTCATCTTTGGTGACGTGGAAGGGCAGGTCCGGCTGTATGCGAGCCCAGCTTCCGCCATCGTGCACATAGATTTCTCTGGAGGGACGTGCGACGGCTGTCTGTCCGATGAGTGAGCTGATCAGAGAGCCGAAGAGGGAACCTGAGAAGGGCGAAGCTTTGTCGGAGCCGCCGAGCAGGTAGGTGCGATTCCCCACGCGCAGCGCTGCAGCATCGTAACGGGGAACCGGGAGAGCGAGATCAGGGTTGCTCCTGAAGCCGACCGTCAGAAGGTTGGGGGTTTCGAACGCCCAATGTGCCACGCTGCTTTCATCGGCGAGACCGCCGAGCAGGAGGGCGCCGACCTCACCCAACTTCAGTGAGGCGGCATTCGAGAGCGGCTGTGGCAGAGAGGCGACTCTGCGCCACGAGAGCCCATTGTCAGAGCGGAATTCATCATCAGACTGTCCCCAGAAATCCTTGCCGCCGACGATGTAGAGATAGTTACCGTTGCTGAAGAGGGCGTATTCCGAGATGGTGCTGATGAGGTACGACTCACCCAGGGTGCGCCAGTTGAGCGAGCCCGGCGGCGGATTCACGCAGCGGCAGTCAGCAGAGCAGCTCTGAGGCGGAGCGCAGCGGTCATCGAATCCGTCGCACTGTTCCTGTCCCTCCACACGATCATTGCCACAGTAGCTCGTCAGACACTGGCAGGTGTCTCTGTTGCAGAATTCCTGATTGGGGCAGGGGATATTCGCCTCGCACTGCTCGCCCGGATTCAGCTGGCCATCTCCGCACCGGCCGCCCTGGGCGGAGGAGGAGGAACGGCCGCACGCGAGCTTGCACTGGTCGTACGAGGTATACGGACAGGAGGGAGTGAAGGAGGGTTGGCACAATCCTGCAATGCAGCAGAACCGGGCCTGTTCAGAAATCGCTGACGAAGAGCTGCGCGGTTGCGAGGCAGCGGATGAGCTGGAGACGGGGCGGGGGCAATCCATCGGACAGTTGCAGTAGTTTTCGCCTGTCGTGCACTTGCCGTTGCCGCACTGACGGATGCAGACGAGGGAGAAGGTGATATCCGGACACTGGCCGGAGGGCTGTGGGGCAAGATTGGGCCAGGCCACCAGACCGGAGCAGCATGGGCGCCAGGAAGCTTCGTCGATGACTTCGCCTTCTCTCGCACAGGTGCCGGCAGAAGATGAACTCACGCTGCTGACGCGCGAGCTGCTCGAACGGGAGATGGAGCTGGAGGAGGGAGTCGTAGCGATGCAGCCGCCGCACTGTCCCAGGCATCCGTTGTTCCCGCAGATGCCCTGGTACCGGAGAGTCGTGCCCGGAGGGCAGTCGAGCGGGAGCTGGAGGCACTGACCATTGGGGCATTGCGAAAGGCAGATGAAGCCTTCCTGACAACCCTGCCAGGGCTGGGCCTGGCAGACCGGAGCGATGCTCGAAACCGCGCTGCTCACGCGCGACGAACTGGATGAGGAAACGGGGGCATCGACAGGTTCGATGCGCACAGCGTCGGCACTGAGGCCGTAGGGGTTGGTGAGCACGACGGAGAGGCGGTTTCCTGAGATGGTGTAGGATCCGAGATCTTTCCACGAGACGAAGCGATACATCGGGCCATTGGGCGGGAACGAGTGATCCACCGTTACACTTCCCACCTGCTTTGCGCTCTCCTCCGGAGCGCCGTTGCGAATGGAGTACACGGCGTTCTTATTGACGAAGTTGCTAATTGAAAGGGCTCCGTAGGTGGCCAGCACGCGGTAGCGGCCGGGGGAAACGGAGAAGCTCCACGAGGCCATGGCATTAGAATTCGGCAGGGTTCCGTATTTCAGGGTGATGTCGTCGTCGAAGAGGGGGGTCGAGACGGGGCCGATGGACCAGTCGCCGGGCATGGGGAACTGTCGCTCCTCCCACTCCCCTCCGGAAGCGCGGAAGCCAGGATCGCCGTTGTCGATGAGGGTCACGCCGAGTGGTGGAGGGAGAGTAGAGCTGACGTTCTTCACGATGCGGATGGCAGAGACGACGATGGGGCGGGACATCGGCTCGGAGGGCGTGGGGGGCGGGGTCGGAGCGTGCTCCACTCTGAGCGAGTTGGAGGCCGCCGCCACCTGTCCGATTTTGATCCACACCATGGTCTTCGTCAGGTCGGGCCATGCCGGGCAGAGCGGGCTGCCGAAAGGAACGAACAGCGGTTGGACCTGCCGGCTTCCGTCGTACACGCGCCAGAAGCTGGGGGGACAGGGAGTTTGGTTGGGATTGCCCTTGGTGACTTGTACGTAGATGTCGTAGGTGTTGTGCGGCAAGACCTGGAGTGACCACGAGGAGAGCGTGGTGTTCTGCGGAGTGGTCGAAGTCGAGAAGTTGGGGCTGCCGGTGTTGAGGGTGGTCGTCACGTTGGCAGTGAGCGGTGTTGCAGAGGGGGAGCAGGCACACGCGTCACACGCGCTCCCTTCGCCGCAGGAGTAGTCAGCCTCGCAGGCCTCGCTGGGTTCGAGCGTCGTATTGCCGCAGAGGGAACAGCTTTTGCAGGCGATGCAGTTGCGTCCGACAGGGCAGCCCTCATTCGAGCCTGTTTCGCAGACCTCGCGCGGGATGCCGCTCGGTTCGAGGTAACCGTCGCCGCACTGCGAGACGGGCAGACACACGTTGCCCGGACCCACGTAGTAGCCGGGAGGACACTCGACCGGCTGGCAGGTGCATTCCACTCTGGTCGTCGGGTAATCCCCCCCCGGTCCTTCAATGAAGGTGCAGGAGGCGAGGGTGCCGTCGGGGCAGCAGCGGCACTCGCCGTAATTTGGATCACAGGATGTGTTCCCATACTGGCAGGTGCAGCAGCCCATCTGCGTATTCCACACACCCCCGCGCATGGAGCACTCCATGGTGATGTCGCTGGGGTAGATGGGATTAAAATTCCGGATCACGAAGCACGCCGAGTCGCCGATGGTGGACATTCCACCGGACGTTCCTCCCTCCTGGCCACCGGTTTTCGGCGGCATCATGCCATAGGAATCACTGGCCATCTGTCCTCCCGATTCGCCGCCTGCATCAGGAGGGATGTAGCCGCTGTTTGGCATGCTCGCGGCTGCGGAGTACCACATGCCTGCAGAGGCGAAGACCGCGCTGGACACATTTCCTCCAAACCAGGGGGTACTGCTGGCTGAACCGAAGGTGGGCAACCAATTGAAGGCAGAGGAAGAAACGGAAGAGGCAACGGGCAGAGGCGGAGGAGAATAGGTGGCGCTCCAGGCGGCGCTGCTGGAAGGCTTCGTCCACCAGCCTGCCTGCGATGCGGAAGAGGCCTGGCTCGCCCATGAGCTGCGGGCGGAGCTGACTACAGAACCTGTGGGCACGCACTGGTTGTTGATGCATTCCGTGTTGCCCTGACAGCCGTTGTAGGGCGCGGAGTAGTCGCAGGTGGTGTTGCACCGTGCGCGGGGCTCGATCATGGGATACTGCCTGATGCGCGGGTTACTCACACAGATGTACGGAAAGCACTCCGGATTGCTGGTACATCCCTTTCCATTGGTGGGAGGAGACATGCCGAGGAACGCATCAATCTGATCGTTGGGCACGCACGATCCGCTGATGCACTGTGCGGCTCCGCACCCGTTGTAGGGAAGGGAATAATTACATGCAGGAAAACCCGAATCGGCACGGGGAATGGCGGTAATGGCTTGCGCGGGGGACATCGCGCGCTCGATGCGCACGGCATCCGCGATGACGCCGTTGGTGGTGAGCGCCTGCGGGCGCGAGAGCGTGACCGAAACGGTCGGACCCCTCACCGTGTACGTGCCGAGCAGCACCCAGTTCTTTCCGTCAAACACATTGCCGGCAGGATCGACTTTCTGGTTCACCGTTGCGGTGCCGATGGTGGTCACCCCATCCTTGATCGTGTAGGGGGCCTGATTCGTGAGCAGGCTGTAGGCTTTGAACGTGACGTAGATCTTGATGGAACCGGCAGTGACATTCGAAAAGGTCCAGGTCGCCGAAAGGTTGGGGTCGGTGACGACGGCCGGAGAGACGAGATCTCCCCCATAGCCCAGCGCATGCTGAAAGCGTTGCCAGCCTTGTCCTGCAGTCCTGAAGCCCGCATCTCCGTCATCTATTGTCACGGAACTTCCGGCGGCGAGCTGTCCCTGCAGGGAATCTTCCTGCAAATTCCACAGCGTGCCGGTAAAAGCCGCGCCGACACTGAGGGCGAGGATGGAGAGGACGGCCAGTCGTTTGGTAACCATGGAGAAAGAGGGAGAAGTATTTGCTGAATCGTACCATTGCAGGAATACAGCGCATCCGTGATGGCTTGACGGGAACGATGAAAACAGACAAAGAAACAAGGAGTGCAGGCGAGGGAACCGACGCAGGTTTCCTCGAGTGCACTCCTGTCTTTTCCATCTCTCTACTTCGCCGTCTCTTCCACTCTCCGCTCCCGGATCACGTTGACCTTGATCACTCCCGGATACGTGAGGTCCTTTTCGATCTTCTCGGCGATGTCTTTGGCCAGTTTGGCCTGCTGCAGGTCATCCACTTTCTCGGTATCCACGTACACGCGCACCTCGCGGCCGGCCGAAATCGCGAAGGCGCGCTTGACGCCTTCGAAGCTCTTGGCGGTCTCTTCCAACTCCTTCAGACGGCGCACGTAGGCCTCGAACGACTCGCGCCGCGCACCCGGCCGGGCGCCGGAAATGGCGTCTGCGGCGGCGACGATGAAGGCCTCGGGCGACTCGATCGGCACATCGTTGTGATGGGAGGCGATGCAGTGCAGCACCTCGGGGCGCACTTTGAATTTTCGTGCGATCTCGAGACCGATCTCCACGTGCGTGCCTGACACTTCGTGATCGAGGGCCTTACCCACGTCGTGGAGCAGACAACCCTCGGCCACTATCTTGGCATCGGCGCCGATCTCTTCGGCGAGCATGCGGCCGATGTTCGCCATTTCCAGAGAGTGCTTGAGCACGTTCTGGCCGTAGCTGGTGCGAAACCGAAGCCGCCCGATAATCTTGAGCAGATCCTGGGGGTAATTGGTGATGCTCAGTTCCTCCGCGGCACGCTTGCCAAACTCCAGCATCATCTTGCCGACCTCCTCCTTCATTTTTGTCACGACCTCTTCGATGCGTGCCGGCTGAATGCGGCCGTCTTTGATGAGTTTTTCCATCGCCAGTTTCGCCACGTAGCGGCGGGCCAGATCGTAGCCCGAGATGACGATGGCGCCGGGGGTATCATCAATGATGATGTCCACGCCGGTTGCCGCCTCGAACGCGGTGATGTTGCGTCCCTCTTTACCGATGATCTTGCCCTTCACGTCGTCGGAAGGCAGTTGCACGACGGTCGCGGTGGATTCCGTGGCGACCTCAGAGGCGTAGCGTTGCATGGCTTCGGCGAGCAGATTTTTCGCCTCCTCCTCGGCCTCCTCCTTGAACTGCTCTTTCACGAGCTTGGCCTGGCCGGCGTAGAAATCTGAAAATTCACGGACGAGTTCCTCTTTCAGTTGTTCTTTTGCCTGTTCCTGCGTGAGTTTCGACACACTCTCCAGCGCCTCGCGATGCTTGGCGCTCGCCGCCGTCAGTTCCGTCTTCAACGTGGCGACTTCCGATTCCTGCTTCTGCACGTTGGCGCGCTGGCGCTCCACTTCGTGCACCTTCTCGTCGAGGGATTTTTCTTTCTCCTCCAGGCGGCCTTGTTCCTTTTCAATCTTCGCCTCCATCTCGGTGGCCTGCGCTTTGGCCTCGGAGAGAATTTCTTTCGCCGTGACACGCGCTTCGGCTTCCGCCGTTTTGATCTGGCTCTGCGACTGCTGAACGCGCAGGGTCAGCCGATCGAGCTCTTGCTCTTTCTTGGCGATTTCGTTCTGGAGCGAGACACTGACGTGCTTTCCTTTCGAGAACCAGAACCAGCCGGCGAGAACGCCGAGCAAGCACCCTGCGAGGAGTGCGAGGAATACGATGGTGTAGTCCATGGGGACATGGGGCAGGGAAATAAGCCCTGCTCCGACTCAAAAGCTTCTTACCTGTCTATCCTCCCTGGCAGGAGGCGGACCGATGTGTGGCGAGAGAGGAAAGTCACAGGAGGAAGATTCTAAAGAAGGGGAGCAGAGGGGAAAAACGTGGATCGTAGAGAGCAGAGAAAACGCTCAGAATGAGCACGCTGACATTCTAGCGAATTTTTGCGTCTTTGCGAAGAGAGAAAGTCAGCGCTTTCTGAAGCCACCGTGTTTTCCCCAAGCCAAAAGGTTGCATTGACGTTTTGGCGGTGCGGGGTGCTGCTAGACTCCTCTCCACGTGGAACATCCGCAGCGTCAGATGGTGGAACTTCTGTACGAACGACTCGGTCGTTCGATGCGGTGGTTTCCTTCGAGCGCATCGGGCACTGGCTAGGGCCGGTACGGATGCTCCGCTCCCTGCGCGCGCAAGAAGTGAAAGAGGGCAGGGGAGTTCCAAAGGAGGATGGAACCTGTTTTTGAGCCTGTGGAAGCCAAAAAACACCTGCCGTGTTTCCGGCATTTGATTATGACTCCTGCCAAGACACCGGATCGGGGGTGCAATGGAACGCTTTGGCATTCCGATTGTTCCTCCATCGGCTTTCGCTGTACCTGCTCCCCGCAGGTGTGCTGCTCTGCCTTGTTCTGCCGGGGCTGCACGGGCGCGTTCTTGCCGGCGAGGGCGGTGTCGTGATCAGCGAAGTGCTGTGGATGGGATCGGATCTCTCCACCTCGGATGAGTGGGTGGAACTCGCCTGTTTCCCCGCATCGGATTGTGATCTCTCGGGATGGTCGCTCACGAGCCTGAAGAGTTCCGGCGAAGAGGCAATCATCATTGCGTTCGCAACGGGCACGGTTCTGTCGGCTTCGGAGGCGCGTGTGATCAGCAACTTTCCCGCGACATCGTCACGACTCGCCTCCGATCCTTGGATGACCACAACGGCGATGGCCCTGCCGAATACGAAACTTCTCTTACGACTCCGCGATGCGGCAGGCGTCATCCGCGACGAAGTGGATGACGGAGTCGGCAATCCCTTCGCGGGAGCGAACCCTTCGGGCGGTCCCAAGGCCAGTATGGAGCGCATCGATCTCTCCGCTTCCGGAAACATTCCCGAAAACTGGCGCACAGCGGTGGCGTCTCTCGGCTTCAAAGATGGTTCACCCATTTTCGGCACGCCGGGCGAAATAGCTTTGGACCGCGGCCGCGAAGGGCCGCTCTCCTCTGCATCTTCTGCTTCCTCTCAGGCCTCTCTCACTTCTTCAACCTCTTCCACTTTTTTTGCTTCTTCATCCTCCGGCTCCTTCATGAGCAGCGAGTCATCTTCTTCCCTCGACTACGCTCGGGATGACACTGCGGTGTCATCAGCATCCTCTGCTTCTTCTGCTTCCTCCTCCTCCTTTGTCCTCATCACCGAAGTCCTCGCGAATCCCATCGGAGCGGATACCGACGAGTGGATCGAGATCGCGAATCTGGGAGCGGGTTCTGTGAATATTGCGGGATGGGTGCT is a genomic window of Candidatus Peribacter riflensis containing:
- a CDS encoding metal dependent phosphohydrolase, whose amino-acid sequence is MDYTIVFLALLAGCLLGVLAGWFWFSKGKHVSVSLQNEIAKKEQELDRLTLRVQQSQSQIKTAEAEARVTAKEILSEAKAQATEMEAKIEKEQGRLEEKEKSLDEKVHEVERQRANVQKQESEVATLKTELTAASAKHREALESVSKLTQEQAKEQLKEELVREFSDFYAGQAKLVKEQFKEEAEEEAKNLLAEAMQRYASEVATESTATVVQLPSDDVKGKIIGKEGRNITAFEAATGVDIIIDDTPGAIVISGYDLARRYVAKLAMEKLIKDGRIQPARIEEVVTKMKEEVGKMMLEFGKRAAEELSITNYPQDLLKIIGRLRFRTSYGQNVLKHSLEMANIGRMLAEEIGADAKIVAEGCLLHDVGKALDHEVSGTHVEIGLEIARKFKVRPEVLHCIASHHNDVPIESPEAFIVAAADAISGARPGARRESFEAYVRRLKELEETAKSFEGVKRAFAISAGREVRVYVDTEKVDDLQQAKLAKDIAEKIEKDLTYPGVIKVNVIRERRVEETAK